The following nucleotide sequence is from Centropristis striata isolate RG_2023a ecotype Rhode Island chromosome 7, C.striata_1.0, whole genome shotgun sequence.
CTTGCTTTATCTCTTGAAGTCTTTTCAGTACACTGCCAGTGTAGGTTAAAGTGAcctgcaccttttttttcttcttaaataaTTTGTTCACTCAGATTCTCAGTTTCCTGGGGCAACAGAAAAGTCTCCTTTCCgcgagtgattttgtgtcaaattaggtttttttatttgttaaaatcGAAATGTTTCTTCAGAGTCTGGTGTATTCAGGCCAGTCCATCAGTGAAACAGTCAGTCATCAGACGTGTTACTCCTGTTACCAAACACTGCTCTCTTACCTCGTACTGAGTGATGGATGCTGGCTCTGTGTTACAGCGAACAAGCGTCACTCTTAAGTTATTAAGGCTTGTAGTCAGGGTTAATGTCACGATCAGGTTCGTAAGGAGACATTTTAAAAGACTCTGACGGACAACATTTCTTCCTGCTGGTGTCAAGTTATTAGAGTCTGGCAGAaagaattgatttttttaaaaatcactttgGTGTATTTGTGGGGTAAAGGATAGAGTGGGCAAGTCTGTCATCTTCTACaagcaaaaatatcagcatatcTGCTGGTAAGACAAAGGAGCGCACTATAATCTTTTAATTCTTTTTGACAATACGGATAGGATGATATACAAATGTAGCTTGTATCATGATAAaccacacaattattttatcaAGATAAATTTCCATTATCTGGATGATTGTGAAAATTGTCACAAGTGACATGAAAAAGCTGTCTGGCTCACCGACGAACAGTCCTATATTGATTTcctgatttattttgtattaccACAAACCTTCTAACATTAGCACTGTCCAATTTTTCCACTGCGGTCTCTTGTGAATTGACTGCAGTGTACAACAGTTTTTCCTCTAACTCTGTTAGTTTGTCCACAAACCATAAGTAACAGCtcaattaaagtaaaatgtatttaatttaacagaAAATCTCTTTCCAcatttgttatatattatttttttagttacattttaggagttttaagcatattttgatgattattgggacaatattatcattttttttacaattattttggCCAAATTCTCACATAGTCCCATGCCTACCTGAGGTTGAGCCATCGTCTTTGTTTTGGAGAATTTTTCGTGTCTCTAATCTATTAATTAACCGTAACTTATATGTCTTTTCAGTGGTAAGTTGGTATCTCCCAAATGGAAGAACTTCAAAGGTCTAAAACTGCTTTGGAGAGACAAGATCCGCCTCAACAACGCCATATGGAGAGCCTGGTATATGCAGTGTAAGAGTTGTATATTCATTTCTTATCCATGTAGAGTGTAGACTGTATGGTTTGGTGTTAAGTTTCAAGTGACTTGATTAAGATGTAGCATGTGTGAAGACATCAGGACCTGGTTAAAGAATCTGTTGTCAGAAACAGTGGCAAGACTCAGTGGCAAGACACATTTCAGCACATACTTTCCTTCCCAGGATCTAGGATGtcacaaactttatttttcctttcagTTCACTTGCACATACAATATAACCTTATTTGCAACATTATCTTTAAAGTCATAAATTGTTACACTGTGGAACTGTGTTCTTTGTTTAAATGATTTGAAGATAAATATTGGTGCCGCTTGCAACTCGCTGCAGGAGTGTATCACTTTTGTTTACATACCTGAGCAGTTTTATGACAATGACTAATTGAACTCTTATTCATGTCTCAAAAATAAGTGGGtcaaaggttttattttatccaCTTTAAGCAATGTGTGCTTTGTATGGATATTCTGAAAAAAGGGACTGTGTATTTAACCTGAGGGTGACTTTGAGGTTGCTTTTCTCCCTTTTAGATGTGGAGAAAAGGGAAAATCCTGTTTGTCACTTTGCAACTCCCCTAGATGGAAATATGGACCTGGACGTCCATCGCCATGCAGAGGTAAAGACAGGACAATGTTAACATCGTGTTGTGCACAACCAGCAATAAAGACTTCTTACACCCGGCACCTGGGGCCAACTGACCAACTAAaacctggtctaaagtcaatggcGTAGAATTTCCTTTCATTTAAAGGACACATTAATCAGATTTCTAAGATGCGACTTCAACAAAGTATGCACACTGTGCTTGTTACAAACTCAAGCCCTTCATGGGCCAAAAGCGTCAGCCTGTAGcacgataaaataaaaaagttttatttcagaTTACATGAAAAACACAGCTATGGTTAATTTAGAGGATAACTACAACCCCTTTGTCTCTATATCGTTTAAATAATGCTTTTCGGGTTGTTTCTTGTCAAGGAAATCCTCTCATGGATAATTTTATGTTCACTCTCTCACACAACCACTTGTCATTTAGTTTATGTTTCCCTTGTCACTTCCTCTCtttgtgctgtgtgtttgttacgGTTCCCATCTCCCTCTTTCTTCTGCAGGGCATTGCCACAGAGGCGAAATGCTGGAAAAGAAGAATTGAAATTGTCATAAGAGAATACCACAAGTGGAGAACATACTTTAAGAAAAGGGTATTgttcagctttttaaaaaaataaggcacacatatgctttttttttaacttgtttgcTTGATTGGTCAGAAAAACATTAGTATTCACCTAATGTGGCACTCACTTCTCTTCTATAGTTACAGAAGCACAAAGATGATGATCTCTCAAGCTTGCTGAAGGTATGCAAAACTCCCATCACGCTTAACCCACCAAAGTGCTGTtaatgcaaacacaaacaaaatctgTTCTATTATATCAACATCTGTTCAACCAGCTGTTGATATTAATGAAATGAATGCATGCTCACCAGTCACCCTCacattattatatgtttttattagatAATCTTTATAATGCAATTAAGGGTCTTTTGACAGCTtcatttaaattagattttaatctgctcacagacacaaatatatgtctatatataggtaaggaaattatttttttaggacTGTAGTGCATGAAGTGTAGAGACaaagtgttgtttattattttaatgcccATGCTTGCTGTACTAAACACTGCATGCTTGTGTGTCATTAACTGGCTTGGTGGTTGCATTTTAAACACTCAAAGGGACCAGAGGAGCAGTGGTCGCTGTTCGGGGAAGTGTCTCCAGACATGCTCCGTGTCTCCTTTTATCAGGATGAAGAGACTGCTGCACGGCGTGTGACTCGTAGGCTAAATGAAACACCCGCCCCTATGGAGATGGACCCCCTCTTTGACATGGATGTTCTGATGTCTGAGTTTTCAGACACGTTGTTCTCTACGCTGGCCTCCCACCAGCCCATAGCCTGGCCTAATCCGAGGGAGATTGGTGAGAAAATCATCCTAATCACGTTTATCATATTTtactaataatataatttattttgcttACTGTTGGCACTGCTGGCATGCCGTCCCCCTACTCTCCCTACCTCTGCCTCTTTTCCCTCCACAGCTCATGCAGGAAACGCAGACATGATCCAACCAGGCCTCATCCCTTTACAACCCAACCTAGACTTCATGGACTCCTTTGATCCACTGCAAGGTAGGAGTGAGGCACCAGCCATAGCTGCAGTAGTACTGCACACGCACTAATAGTGCACACTTTACAGGAATCAAGCGCACATATTTTAGTAGCTCTGCTCAAGCAGTTGGCTTAGCCTAACAAAAAAAGAGTAGTGTGGTTTTACTAACCTCTAGCTAACATAGAGACTCTTGTTCCAGACTTATTTCACAGCCTCCGTCAGCCCGCCTTCCCCTCTGTTTCACCCACTGCATCATCTGTAACCCCTCTAcccagcagcagctctcagTCACAGGTAAACACCAACCTAAGGCACCGTCCCTTAACACACACCACCATGATGAGTTTGTTCGAGGACTGCAATGATTTTCCtcaattctttttcttttttgttcttttgttggTTAATTTAGGAGAAATTCTGCCACATCTTCTACTATCTTTCTGTCTTAATGTAGTTAAAcatggggagaaaaaaatctatgtaacataataatattactaaactttatttacatagcacttttcatacacgGCTTGCTCCTCAAACTCCTCAGTGTTAAACATATCTTCCTTAGAGAATCAAACACTCATTCAAACTTTTactaaatattttctgttttgagtATTTCTGTGGTAATCCTCAAAGTATTGTTATCACAATGTGAGATTTTAGAGGGATGTTTGatcattttcatcagttttgAGTGGTCAAAAGTGATTTCATGTCCTTTATTTGCTCTAGTTGAAACGCTGGAAAATGCTTACACTTTGCACCTACCAGAGCAGggtaaataaagacaaatataaatgcatctaGTTTGTTTCAAATATGTAGTCTCTTGTCTGTCCTCTACCATCCCCTCCCATTAAAAGTGCCATTAAGAAAAAGTAAATTTctttcatgcagctttgttgcATTTGGGAAAATTGTGAAAAGTGTCAATATTGAGCATCCAGAAAAGtcagtaattaatttatatttgaatgaatAATTAATCCAGCACTAAGACCATCATTCCTGGTGAATGAATTAACCTTTATAAAAAGGTTTAGAGTGTGCAGTAAGGCTTTTACTTTCATAATCTTCATCACCATAATCTGTAGCCAAGTGGCCGTAGGTGTACTATCATGTTTTTAACCAGTTCTTTCATAATCTTAAACAGCACAAAAGAGAAGATTAACAGCTACATGTGTGTATCTTTTGTGTCATATTGCACCAGAAAAGAGGACTAAGTGTTCCTGTTCCTTTGTCATTCCTTGGCAGGCCCAGTTAATGTCCTCCATGCTCACAACCAACCACATCTCCCCTCCTGGCCCCCTGCCCGTCCCCTCTCCCATGGCCAGTCAAACCAGTCGACCAGGTGCTGCCTATGTACCGAACTACATGCCTCTGTTTTCTGGGCAGGTGGCGCCCAGTGGTCAAGCAGTAGTTTCCTCAGTCTCCCATGATCCTCTGGTGCAGTGCCTTCCAGGTCAGGACCTGGTTCCCTCACCGCTGGACAACACCTCAGCGTTGGATGAGACTGTATCGCCGTCTGTGATTACACACACGGCCTCCTCTACTGTCACTCCCAGCGACGCAACCACCACCTTCAGCCACGCCTCAGAGTACAGCTCCATATCCACACAACCTCCAGCTCCGACCTCCCAGCTCCAGCCCTTGGCTCCATTACCTGCCACTCCTGTCCAGCACCCTCAGACTTTTGCCCTGCCTCGCCCCTTTCAGTCATCCAGTGCCAACAAAAACCTCCCTGTGCAAAGGATTGCTCCTGCTAACAGCCTCCCACCCTCCCACCTCATCCTCGCAGGTCTGTTGTTTCTGATCTCAAGATCAAGCTATTGGTTCTGCATTTAGAGAAACTGTGGATTTTAGCTTCTATTTTTCcaattatgattttttattgtttcctaCACAGACATCCAAAAAGCCAAACAGCAGgtacaaataaaaaagctaccataaagttgaaattagAAATAGAACAAGTGAAACAATAATAACTCAAAGGGCACTCCTCCACCAAGGCTCGCCCTGTCTCACAATTTTTATTGTTCCAACTTGAGGTGGCATTTCCCAGTCATCAatcatttttccaattattctgacatcacatgaatgcagcataaatTCCTTTCTCACAATGTTAATGAAATTGATATATAGACATGTAAACAGCCAAGTTAATACGGGGGGGAGTGTTTTCTCCTGAACGTGGTGTAGTGGAGGCTTAGTTTTAAATCATGAATACATCAGACTTTTCGTTGTTTCCCAGATCTGTGTAAATATAGGTCCCAGATTTCTGTTTAGGTGTCCATGTTCCAATTTATTTTGTCCTTTAATGTTGTTGATCTCTGTGGAGCTGTGTCACTTCAACTCAATGACACAAGATGGCGCTAAAGCCTTTTCGTTCAGTCATATTGATTTATAATATGTTTTGTATGCATATCCGAGTCACAGTAGCTTGAATGGTGCTGATACTGTCTTTTGGTAAGCACAGAAGAAGAATATCTCCTGGCAGATGCTTTTGAAACTGTACTGATATTTGGGATCTCAcataatgtcagctgggattgggtCTCCGGAGTTTGTAAAAAcaatttagggcaaaaaattaATCAATCTATGTATTTCTATTTGgataaattgtgaaaaataatgtctctttttttttcgcaatttttcagtattttagaACCAAAAAACTGATAATATAATTCTCT
It contains:
- the mlxip gene encoding MLX-interacting protein isoform X1 codes for the protein MMSFQQKYRRPQACIKQEQDDDSDAEETHLGPRRSDGLESQIIHSGHFMVSSPHSEHPPKKGYDFDTVNKQTCQTYHFGKASMSHFSIDASLTKLFECMTLAYSGKLVSPKWKNFKGLKLLWRDKIRLNNAIWRAWYMQYVEKRENPVCHFATPLDGNMDLDVHRHAEGIATEAKCWKRRIEIVIREYHKWRTYFKKRLQKHKDDDLSSLLKGPEEQWSLFGEVSPDMLRVSFYQDEETAARRVTRRLNETPAPMEMDPLFDMDVLMSEFSDTLFSTLASHQPIAWPNPREIAHAGNADMIQPGLIPLQPNLDFMDSFDPLQDLFHSLRQPAFPSVSPTASSVTPLPSSSSQSQAQLMSSMLTTNHISPPGPLPVPSPMASQTSRPGAAYVPNYMPLFSGQVAPSGQAVVSSVSHDPLVQCLPGQDLVPSPLDNTSALDETVSPSVITHTASSTVTPSDATTTFSHASEYSSISTQPPAPTSQLQPLAPLPATPVQHPQTFALPRPFQSSSANKNLPVQRIAPANSLPPSHLILAAPFPGHANAVIVTPTPLKAEVVHNAGVVITPQLAGAPGFHVVSQTKKSPQPIAPKEKSFSASRKNQKASSSVVHSQPGSGQQSPCGLDQVPSPQSLISSSSTSLVKNEQNQSRRTTHVSAEQKRRSNINIGFKTLCNLVPTLKSQLNISNAVTLQKTVDHIGKLQQERQQMQEEIKRLREEIEELNTSINSCQEQLPATGVPIRRQCFDHMQEKFAEYVKSRTLQNWKFWIFSIIIKPLFESFNGMVSTASRAELCQTTLQWLDRHCSLPVLRPMVLSTLRQLSTTTSILSDPSLLPEEAIKAVTHADVQLGCQRR